One window of Vicinamibacteria bacterium genomic DNA carries:
- a CDS encoding NADPH:quinone reductase: protein MKAVVVHEFGGPEVLKLEDVPTPRPAGGQVLVRIRAAGVNPYDTLMRSGTYAVKPPLPYTPGSDGAGDIEAVGDNVSRVKPGDRVYTAKTLTGAYAEYALTLESQVHSLPSNINYAQGAGIWVPYGTAFHALRQVARARAGETLLVHGASGGVGVAAVQIGRALGMTVLGTAGTEKGLTLCKREGAQHAFDHTNPTYRDQILKATGGLGVDLILEMLANVNLGHDLKLLAPQGRVVVIGSRGDVSITPRDLMTRRGSIHAFTLWGVTEPEEKEIHAGLIAGLENNTLRPVVGKELPLAEAARAHKEIVQPGAYGKVVLVP, encoded by the coding sequence ATGAAAGCTGTCGTCGTCCACGAGTTCGGCGGGCCTGAGGTACTCAAGCTCGAAGACGTGCCCACACCCCGCCCCGCGGGGGGACAAGTGCTCGTCCGTATTCGCGCGGCTGGCGTAAACCCGTACGACACGCTGATGCGCAGCGGAACATACGCCGTCAAGCCACCATTGCCCTACACGCCGGGCTCCGATGGGGCTGGCGACATCGAGGCGGTGGGCGACAACGTGAGCCGGGTAAAACCGGGTGACCGCGTTTACACCGCGAAGACGTTAACCGGTGCCTACGCCGAGTATGCGCTGACCTTGGAAAGCCAGGTTCATTCCCTTCCCTCGAACATCAACTACGCCCAGGGCGCGGGCATTTGGGTGCCGTATGGCACGGCATTTCATGCGTTGCGTCAGGTCGCCAGGGCACGCGCCGGAGAAACACTCCTGGTTCACGGCGCCAGCGGCGGGGTAGGGGTCGCTGCCGTCCAGATCGGACGGGCCCTGGGCATGACCGTCCTCGGTACAGCCGGGACCGAGAAAGGACTAACACTGTGCAAGCGCGAAGGCGCCCAGCATGCTTTCGATCACACCAACCCGACCTACCGAGATCAGATTCTTAAGGCGACGGGCGGCCTGGGCGTCGACCTCATCCTGGAAATGCTTGCCAATGTGAACTTGGGACACGACCTGAAGCTGCTCGCTCCTCAGGGCCGTGTGGTGGTCATTGGCAGCCGGGGTGACGTCAGCATCACGCCGCGCGACCTCATGACCCGTCGTGGCTCGATTCACGCCTTTACGCTGTGGGGAGTCACCGAACCCGAAGAGAAGGAGATTCACGCCGGCTTGATCGCCGGGCTGGAGAACAACACCCTCCGGCCCGTGGTCGGGAAGGAGCTGCCACTCGCCGAGGCCGCCCGCGCTCACAAGGAGATAGTCCAACCAGGCGCGTACGGCAAGGTTGTTCTCGTTCCGTAA